One genomic window of Bacteroidales bacterium includes the following:
- a CDS encoding T9SS type A sorting domain-containing protein, which translates to MKIKTYITIGIILFFFCKINTAQSSLSDVIHTQQIYNRLTSPVRMALDKEDNLYVTDNNQKEIIKYDASGNYTESFILNFFPVSIAVSDKNELFIGNKKTGQIFKRSANGDISLFYSGCAFPCEMEFTPDGLLYVVDSKLKQIIVLDASANIVKSFGSDVLIYPTSIAYDGKNKRILVGEHGGLGTGFTPPCKVLVFDLSGTFLSDFGSYGNGDNEFYRISDVSIGKCGNIYVCDPYQGNISVYDENLNFLTKFGSYGNNPGELDVPLDIAFSSEEKILVTTLNNGAVEVYSVVDSLPTSNMICPTSVLCEGGSKDISISFTGTPPWNFTYTNNGTNPITLTTYDNPYILNVTNPGIYEITQLSDAYKSGTCFSGSAVVIKYDIVPTIEISTQTPDICIDDTAKISFNFTGTPPWTFSYSLNSVQGSEITTFDNQFVLNTQNEGKYQIYNFTDNFCTAENNQAVNIVKHEETVPDFSFSTSGQIVEFINLSANADSYFWDFGDGTTSTEINPRHNFPNPGIYTVSLFSSNIGCGANGISEKVNTGSVSANELEKSELITVYPNPTNGKFIIEVKNNEQLDITIEIISLTGKVVYSGFFKRSHYVKEIDLTKVSSGFYTIKIKSKKYTEALKLILSN; encoded by the coding sequence ATGAAAATAAAGACTTACATTACTATCGGTATTATTCTATTTTTTTTCTGTAAAATTAATACTGCCCAGAGCAGTTTATCTGATGTTATCCACACACAACAAATTTATAACAGGTTAACTTCTCCCGTAAGAATGGCTCTTGACAAAGAAGACAACCTATATGTTACCGATAATAATCAAAAAGAAATTATCAAATATGATGCATCAGGGAACTATACCGAAAGCTTCATTCTTAACTTCTTTCCTGTTTCGATAGCAGTCAGCGATAAAAATGAACTTTTTATAGGAAATAAAAAAACAGGACAAATTTTTAAACGGTCTGCAAACGGAGACATCTCATTATTTTATTCCGGCTGTGCATTTCCCTGTGAAATGGAGTTTACACCTGACGGGCTGCTTTATGTTGTTGACAGCAAACTTAAACAAATAATCGTACTGGATGCATCAGCCAATATTGTAAAATCATTTGGGAGTGATGTCTTGATATATCCGACTTCAATTGCCTACGACGGAAAAAACAAGCGTATTTTAGTAGGGGAACACGGAGGACTGGGAACAGGCTTTACCCCTCCGTGTAAAGTTTTAGTTTTTGATTTATCCGGAACTTTTCTTTCCGATTTTGGTTCATACGGAAACGGAGACAATGAATTTTACAGAATTAGTGATGTAAGTATCGGTAAATGCGGTAACATATATGTCTGCGACCCCTATCAAGGAAATATAAGCGTATATGATGAAAACCTTAACTTTCTGACAAAATTCGGTTCATACGGAAATAACCCGGGAGAACTGGACGTCCCGCTTGACATAGCATTTAGCTCAGAGGAAAAAATTTTAGTTACTACACTAAATAATGGAGCCGTTGAAGTTTATAGTGTTGTCGATTCATTGCCAACTTCTAACATGATATGCCCAACTTCTGTTTTATGTGAGGGAGGCTCAAAAGATATTAGTATCTCTTTTACGGGAACACCTCCGTGGAATTTTACTTATACAAATAACGGAACTAACCCCATAACACTTACAACATATGATAACCCGTATATATTAAATGTTACAAACCCCGGCATTTATGAAATTACACAACTTTCTGATGCTTATAAATCAGGAACATGTTTTTCCGGAAGTGCCGTAGTAATAAAGTACGATATAGTCCCGACAATTGAAATTTCAACCCAAACACCGGACATCTGCATTGATGATACCGCTAAAATTTCATTTAATTTTACAGGAACTCCTCCGTGGACATTTTCTTATTCGCTGAATTCTGTCCAGGGCTCGGAAATAACAACATTTGACAACCAATTTGTATTGAATACACAAAACGAAGGGAAATATCAAATTTATAACTTTACGGATAATTTTTGCACAGCCGAAAACAACCAAGCTGTTAATATTGTTAAGCATGAAGAAACTGTCCCTGATTTTAGTTTTTCAACTTCAGGGCAGATTGTAGAGTTTATTAACTTATCTGCAAACGCAGACAGTTATTTTTGGGATTTTGGTGACGGAACCACAAGTACAGAAATAAACCCACGGCATAACTTCCCCAATCCCGGAATCTATACGGTTAGTTTATTTTCTTCAAATATCGGATGCGGGGCAAACGGTATAAGCGAAAAAGTTAATACAGGAAGTGTTTCTGCAAATGAGTTAGAAAAATCAGAATTAATTACTGTTTACCCAAACCCTACAAACGGAAAGTTTATTATAGAAGTTAAAAATAACGAACAACTTGACATCACAATAGAAATTATTTCTCTTACCGGAAAAGTTGTTTATTCTGGCTTTTTCAAAAGAAGTCATTATGTAAAAGAAATTGATTTGACAAAAGTTTCAAGCGGGTTTTATACCATTAAAATAAAATCTAAAAAATATACGGAGGCATTAAAATTAATATTAAGCAATTAA